In Panacibacter ginsenosidivorans, the following proteins share a genomic window:
- a CDS encoding N-acetylmuramoyl-L-alanine amidase family protein has translation MLNKKNLFVILIGCTFLLSSFKISSGSTSHLQKPGLRTIVVDAGHGGEDGGADGSYSKEKDLTLKIALKLQQTLQLAMPDVNVVMTRTTDVFDNPRIKADKANNANGDLFISIHCDAADPIRHSEITGYKTQTYYTGKGKSRKKRTRKVPTYHYWSTPNPAKGASTYIWAVHKNDDKELAMRENESLYIDSTLGSQIGDFDPDSPEKRILYTLKTQQYFERSASLALTVEEEFENIGRAVRGALQRQVGIWVLQAVAMPSILVETGYITNPEEEDYLNSDKGQQETADAITQAVQRYRYTLENPNK, from the coding sequence CCATTTACAAAAGCCGGGTTTAAGAACCATCGTGGTAGATGCGGGGCATGGTGGCGAAGACGGTGGTGCCGATGGCAGTTATTCAAAAGAAAAAGATCTTACTTTAAAGATAGCGCTTAAACTGCAGCAAACACTACAGCTTGCAATGCCGGATGTAAATGTTGTAATGACAAGGACCACCGACGTTTTCGATAACCCAAGAATAAAGGCAGACAAAGCGAATAATGCCAATGGAGATCTTTTCATATCTATTCACTGCGATGCAGCGGATCCTATAAGACATAGCGAGATCACCGGTTACAAAACGCAAACCTATTATACCGGCAAAGGCAAGAGCCGCAAAAAAAGAACACGCAAAGTTCCTACCTATCATTACTGGTCCACACCTAACCCTGCAAAAGGCGCATCTACTTATATATGGGCCGTGCATAAAAATGATGATAAAGAACTTGCCATGCGTGAAAACGAATCATTGTATATCGATAGTACACTTGGCTCACAGATCGGCGACTTCGATCCTGATTCTCCTGAGAAAAGAATTTTATATACACTTAAAACCCAGCAATATTTTGAACGCAGTGCCAGTCTTGCATTAACGGTGGAAGAAGAATTCGAAAATATCGGCCGCGCCGTACGTGGTGCATTGCAGCGCCAGGTGGGCATTTGGGTATTACAGGCAGTTGCCATGCCAAGCATTTTGGTAGAAACAGGTTATATAACCAATCCTGAAGAAGAAGATTACCTCAACAGCGATAAAGGCCAGCAGGAAACTGCAGATGCCATAACCCAGGCAGTACAACGTTATCGTTATACACTTGAAAATCCTAACAAATAG